A stretch of Mucilaginibacter terrae DNA encodes these proteins:
- a CDS encoding FKBP-type peptidyl-prolyl cis-trans isomerase: MNRLLLLFCFAILFTGLFTACNKVDDPAVINTDQVAIDSNLINNYLVRNNLKGKAKRVENILGRPDTIGVWYIIEKPGTSEPLYSLSSSVTVGYTGKLLTTGKVFSQTGDIHPSFVLGEVIRGWRIGLPKVGEGGVIRLFISSAYGYGPYAQPVVGLPANAVLDFTIEVFDVTN, encoded by the coding sequence ATGAACAGGTTATTACTTTTATTTTGTTTTGCTATACTTTTTACGGGATTATTTACTGCCTGTAACAAAGTTGATGATCCGGCCGTAATTAATACAGACCAGGTAGCCATTGACAGCAACCTGATCAACAATTACCTGGTACGAAACAACTTAAAAGGAAAAGCCAAAAGGGTTGAGAATATTTTAGGCCGCCCCGATACTATAGGTGTTTGGTATATAATTGAAAAACCCGGAACCAGCGAGCCGCTTTACAGCTTATCAAGCTCGGTTACGGTGGGGTATACCGGTAAATTATTAACTACTGGTAAGGTATTTAGCCAAACAGGTGATATTCACCCATCCTTTGTTTTGGGAGAGGTTATACGAGGTTGGAGGATAGGGCTGCCAAAGGTAGGTGAAGGTGGTGTTATCAGGCTATTTATATCATCCGCCTATGGATATGGCCCTTATGCGCAACCGGTGGTTGGTTTGCCGGCCAATGCCGTGCTCGATTTTACTATTGAAGTGTTTGACGTAACGAACTGA
- a CDS encoding cryptochrome/photolyase family protein: MDKNSPVTVFWFRRDLRLHDNAGLYHALKGPNPVLCLFIFDRVILDKLEDKNDARVTFIYNTIAQLDQELQKHKSSLLVKYNKPEDAWKEVLKEYEVEAVYTNRDYEPYAKRRDGELGDIFHEIGITFKTFKDHVIFEREEVVKDDKKPYTVFTPYKRRWMSTITDFYLKAYPTEKYFKNLLKTQVLTIPSLKSMGFEESSIPIPDTEYKSVIDDYARDRDIPGKKGTSHIGLHLRFGTLSIREVTKEAFKHEHTWLGELIWREFYSMSFDFFPETEHSAYRPAYDRIEWRNNEKEFEAWCEGKTGYPLVDAGMRELNATGFMHNRVRMVTASFLIKHLLIDWRWGEHYFAQKLLDYEASTNIGSWQWVAGSGTDVMPYFRIFNPEAQKEKFDPKMVYIKKWVPEYGTNQYPEPIINNKAGKERALEVYKKAVAK; the protein is encoded by the coding sequence ATGGATAAAAATTCTCCAGTTACCGTTTTTTGGTTCCGTCGCGATTTGCGCTTACATGATAATGCTGGTTTGTATCACGCCCTTAAAGGCCCCAACCCGGTACTTTGCCTCTTTATTTTTGACCGCGTTATACTCGACAAACTGGAAGATAAGAACGATGCGCGTGTAACGTTTATCTATAATACCATTGCCCAACTTGATCAGGAACTTCAAAAACACAAAAGCTCGCTCCTGGTAAAATACAACAAGCCGGAGGATGCCTGGAAAGAGGTTTTAAAGGAATACGAAGTTGAAGCTGTTTATACTAACCGCGATTATGAGCCTTACGCAAAAAGGCGCGACGGTGAACTTGGCGACATATTCCACGAAATAGGTATCACTTTTAAAACTTTTAAAGACCACGTAATATTTGAGCGCGAAGAAGTAGTTAAAGACGATAAAAAGCCCTACACCGTTTTTACCCCTTACAAAAGGCGCTGGATGAGCACCATAACTGATTTTTACCTCAAAGCCTATCCAACCGAAAAGTATTTTAAAAACCTGCTCAAAACACAGGTGCTTACAATACCATCTTTAAAAAGTATGGGTTTTGAAGAAAGCAGCATACCTATACCCGATACAGAATACAAAAGTGTGATAGATGATTATGCCCGCGACCGCGATATTCCGGGTAAAAAAGGCACATCTCATATTGGTTTACACCTCCGCTTTGGAACACTCAGCATACGCGAGGTAACCAAAGAAGCCTTTAAACACGAGCATACCTGGTTGGGAGAGCTGATATGGAGGGAATTTTATTCCATGTCGTTTGATTTCTTTCCGGAAACTGAACACAGTGCCTACCGCCCCGCTTACGATCGTATTGAATGGCGGAATAACGAAAAAGAGTTTGAAGCTTGGTGCGAGGGTAAAACCGGCTACCCGCTGGTTGATGCCGGCATGCGCGAATTAAATGCCACCGGCTTTATGCACAACAGGGTGCGTATGGTAACAGCCAGCTTTTTAATAAAACATTTGCTGATCGACTGGCGCTGGGGTGAACATTACTTTGCGCAAAAACTTTTAGATTATGAGGCATCAACCAATATAGGCAGCTGGCAATGGGTAGCTGGCTCAGGTACCGATGTTATGCCCTACTTTAGAATATTTAACCCCGAGGCTCAAAAGGAAAAATTCGATCCGAAAATGGTATATATAAAAAAATGGGTTCCGGAGTATGGTACTAACCAATATCCTGAACCCATTATTAATAATAAAGCCGGTAAAGAACGGGCTTTAGAAGTTTATAAAAAAGCGGTAGCTAAATAA
- a CDS encoding MarR family winged helix-turn-helix transcriptional regulator, whose product MKHHHHETIDYLLKIVWQNMANRYNQLVADFGITQSIGYVLINIDEKEGTTVSQLAALLGIKSTSLSRMLSQLEKMDLIYRQSNEGDKRSVKIYLTEQGKQKRQMSRAIVKQFNAYLNDHITDKEKQYLTNALKKINQLTLDYNPE is encoded by the coding sequence GTGAAACATCATCACCACGAAACCATTGATTACCTGTTAAAAATTGTTTGGCAAAATATGGCCAACCGCTACAACCAATTAGTGGCCGATTTTGGTATTACTCAATCTATAGGTTATGTGCTAATTAATATTGATGAGAAGGAAGGCACTACGGTATCGCAGCTGGCAGCTTTACTGGGTATTAAATCAACCAGCTTATCGCGTATGCTGAGCCAGCTCGAAAAAATGGACCTTATATACCGCCAGTCTAACGAGGGGGATAAGCGTTCGGTTAAAATATATCTTACCGAGCAGGGTAAGCAAAAAAGGCAAATGTCGCGCGCAATAGTAAAGCAGTTTAATGCTTATTTAAACGATCATATTACCGATAAGGAGAAACAATACCTTACCAATGCGCTTAAAAAAATAAATCAGCTCACGTTAGATTATAATCCCGAATAA
- a CDS encoding TIGR01777 family oxidoreductase, producing MAKHVLITGGTGLIGSELTQILLNKGYEVSHLSRSAGKTNGVKTFLWDVNKGIIDEQCINGVDTVVHLAGAGIADKRWTEKRKQEIIDSRTKSIGLIYTALKANANHTVKHVVSASGIGYYSDRGDELMTEDKTPLHDFLGTCCMEWEKAVDKGLELGLSITKFRTGVVLTKKEGALPQLALPVKFGVGSPLGSGKQYVSWIHLHDAVNMYVQVVEGSLTPDTYNMAAPNPVTNAQLTQAVAKQLRRPLWVPNVPAFVIKLLFGELSTLVLGSTCTSSQKIEKAGYHFKFVHVSDALKDIYG from the coding sequence ATGGCAAAACATGTTTTAATTACCGGCGGTACCGGTCTTATTGGCAGCGAGCTAACACAGATCTTATTAAATAAGGGTTACGAGGTTAGTCACCTGAGCCGTAGTGCGGGTAAAACCAATGGGGTAAAAACCTTTTTATGGGATGTAAATAAAGGTATAATTGACGAACAATGTATAAATGGCGTAGACACCGTTGTACATTTGGCCGGTGCAGGCATTGCCGATAAACGCTGGACCGAAAAGCGTAAACAGGAAATTATCGACAGCCGTACCAAATCAATCGGGCTTATTTATACAGCCCTTAAAGCCAACGCTAACCATACTGTAAAACATGTGGTATCGGCATCGGGTATTGGTTATTACAGCGACCGTGGCGATGAATTAATGACAGAGGACAAAACACCTTTGCACGACTTTTTAGGCACCTGCTGCATGGAATGGGAAAAAGCCGTTGATAAAGGCCTTGAACTCGGTTTATCGATCACAAAGTTCCGTACCGGGGTTGTGCTCACTAAAAAAGAAGGTGCATTACCTCAATTGGCTTTGCCCGTAAAATTTGGCGTAGGTTCGCCGCTGGGTAGTGGCAAGCAATACGTATCATGGATACACTTGCATGATGCTGTAAATATGTATGTGCAGGTAGTGGAAGGCTCTCTTACACCCGATACTTATAATATGGCTGCCCCAAACCCGGTAACTAATGCCCAACTCACCCAGGCAGTGGCTAAGCAGTTACGCCGACCTTTATGGGTGCCCAATGTTCCGGCTTTTGTTATTAAACTGTTGTTTGGCGAGTTATCAACCCTGGTATTGGGCAGTACATGTACATCATCACAAAAAATAGAAAAAGCGGGTTATCATTTTAAATTTGTACACGTTTCCGATGCTTTAAAAGATATTTATGGATAA
- a CDS encoding FKBP-type peptidyl-prolyl cis-trans isomerase: MKQIYSAFILLAVVALSACRKDGNDIDIKTYDQQQIDAYIKANSLTGMKRDVSDGDTTGIYYEILAQGKGDAISDPTRVAFVYSIRSLDGKYSITDTITSRSYNYAGALSPKGLALAFKNIIKTKGTRARIIIPSRLAYGQSGSGTGSGRLPGNTSLEYYINVMDDYVDPATKLLTRQNAYDELSIRKYAAANGIDLSTYNHNTVSGLFWKQTQADTGKVVVTDNSTVYVQYTGSLLNGTQFDISSNADPAGVPLDVEGITPGFAEGIKKIKAGGKLSMLIPSNIAYGYAGSTSNGVVIIPPFSCIRFEVNLISVVNN; the protein is encoded by the coding sequence ATGAAACAAATTTATTCAGCGTTTATTTTACTGGCTGTTGTGGCTTTAAGTGCTTGCCGTAAAGATGGAAACGATATTGACATTAAAACTTACGACCAGCAACAGATTGATGCTTATATAAAAGCAAACAGTTTAACCGGCATGAAGCGTGATGTAAGCGATGGCGATACTACCGGTATTTATTATGAAATACTTGCTCAAGGTAAAGGCGACGCAATTTCAGATCCAACACGTGTTGCATTTGTATATAGTATACGTTCGTTAGATGGCAAGTATAGCATTACTGATACTATTACCAGCCGTAGTTATAATTATGCAGGAGCATTATCTCCTAAAGGTTTAGCTTTGGCTTTTAAAAATATTATTAAAACTAAAGGTACACGTGCGCGTATTATTATTCCTTCGCGTTTAGCTTACGGGCAAAGTGGGTCGGGTACTGGCAGCGGCCGTTTACCAGGTAATACCAGTTTAGAGTATTATATTAACGTAATGGACGATTATGTTGACCCTGCTACTAAATTACTAACCCGTCAAAATGCTTATGATGAATTATCTATTCGTAAATATGCAGCTGCCAATGGTATTGATTTGAGCACATACAATCACAATACCGTGTCGGGTTTATTTTGGAAACAAACCCAGGCCGATACTGGTAAAGTAGTTGTTACTGATAACTCAACTGTATATGTACAATATACAGGTAGTTTGCTTAATGGCACTCAGTTTGATATTTCTTCAAATGCTGATCCAGCAGGGGTTCCTCTTGATGTGGAAGGTATTACTCCGGGCTTTGCAGAGGGTATTAAGAAAATAAAGGCAGGAGGTAAGCTTTCTATGTTAATACCTTCAAATATAGCTTATGGCTATGCCGGGAGTACCAGTAATGGAGTTGTTATTATACCTCCTTTTAGTTGTATAAGATTTGAGGTGAATTTAATAAGTGTGGTAAATAATTAG